A portion of the Candidatus Schekmanbacteria bacterium genome contains these proteins:
- a CDS encoding DUF116 domain-containing protein produces MKLSNKGLFSWLCIGVISALVLLSLGIFKFSTSPAFEKYFAALNMLLISGITFVCIMTLFLLAGIFLDTNIPFASAFRKIYIKLLFPMLMMCGKLFKVSKERLEQVLIEINNKLVLSKKIKVAPHELLILLPHCLQRSECDKKLTYRLDNCIRCGGCVINELLSLGICDEVRFAMARGGTEARNVINSLHPRAVVAVACERDLISGIIDSYPLSVYGIVNERPFGYCKDTCINVQNIKEGIDLFLN; encoded by the coding sequence ATGAAGCTTAGCAATAAAGGATTATTTTCATGGCTATGCATTGGAGTGATATCTGCTCTTGTTTTGCTTTCGCTGGGAATTTTTAAGTTTTCTACATCACCTGCATTTGAAAAATATTTTGCTGCATTGAATATGCTGTTGATATCAGGAATTACATTCGTTTGCATTATGACGTTGTTCTTACTCGCAGGTATTTTTCTGGATACCAATATCCCCTTTGCATCAGCCTTCAGGAAAATTTATATAAAGCTTTTATTTCCTATGCTAATGATGTGCGGAAAACTGTTCAAGGTTTCCAAGGAGCGTCTTGAGCAGGTTCTGATTGAAATAAATAATAAACTTGTTCTATCAAAAAAAATCAAAGTTGCTCCCCATGAGCTCCTCATACTTTTACCTCACTGTCTCCAGAGGTCTGAATGTGACAAAAAACTTACTTATCGTCTTGATAACTGCATAAGGTGCGGAGGGTGCGTGATAAACGAACTTTTATCGCTTGGAATCTGTGACGAGGTCAGGTTTGCCATGGCGAGGGGAGGGACTGAAGCAAGGAATGTGATTAACAGCCTTCACCCGAGGGCGGTTGTTGCAGTCGCATGCGAAAGGGATTTGATTTCAGGAATAATTGACAGCTACCCTCTTTCGGTTTACGGTATTGTAAATGAGCGGCCTTTTGGTTATTGCAAGGATACATGCATCAATGTACAGAATATAAAAGAAGGGATTGATTTGTTCTTAAATTAA
- a CDS encoding methionyl-tRNA formyltransferase translates to MKIIFMGSTEGSLFCLKELCKKGFDIAAVVTQTDKPAGRGMKVSAPPVKAYAVENNIPVFQPETLKDDALISQLAALSPDLIVVVAYGKILPESVLKLPPKGCINLHASLLPKYRGAAPVNWAIINGEKETGITTQLMVKKLDAGDILMQEKEVILENDTTGSLLEKLIIKGAILLADTVKLWDEGKINPVPQDESLVTFAPIMKKEDGKIDWNKNATDIVNLVRGTNPWPGAYAEFGSENGEKLKIWMAASAQIDIAGEPGKILIEKERLFVKASSGAVELIEVQPENKRRMIAREYLRGYKLPARFNS, encoded by the coding sequence ATGAAGATAATCTTCATGGGGAGCACAGAAGGCTCCCTTTTCTGTCTTAAAGAACTTTGCAAGAAAGGATTTGATATAGCGGCAGTTGTAACACAGACTGATAAGCCTGCCGGACGTGGAATGAAAGTATCAGCCCCTCCGGTAAAAGCTTATGCAGTAGAAAATAATATACCGGTTTTCCAGCCTGAAACGTTAAAAGACGATGCACTTATAAGTCAGCTTGCCGCACTTTCCCCTGACCTGATAGTTGTTGTAGCTTATGGTAAAATACTTCCTGAAAGCGTTCTTAAGCTTCCACCTAAAGGATGCATAAATCTTCATGCCTCTCTTCTTCCTAAGTACAGGGGGGCTGCTCCTGTAAACTGGGCGATAATAAATGGTGAAAAGGAGACAGGCATTACAACGCAGCTGATGGTAAAAAAGCTTGATGCTGGCGATATATTAATGCAGGAAAAAGAGGTGATACTTGAAAATGATACTACAGGTTCACTTCTTGAAAAGCTTATAATAAAAGGTGCAATACTTCTTGCTGATACTGTGAAGCTCTGGGATGAAGGAAAAATAAATCCGGTCCCGCAGGATGAGAGCCTTGTTACATTCGCACCTATCATGAAAAAAGAAGACGGAAAAATTGACTGGAATAAAAATGCAACTGATATTGTGAATCTTGTGCGCGGTACAAATCCCTGGCCCGGAGCTTATGCTGAGTTTGGATCAGAGAATGGAGAGAAACTCAAAATCTGGATGGCAGCATCTGCTCAAATAGATATTGCCGGCGAGCCGGGGAAAATATTAATAGAAAAAGAAAGACTATTCGTAAAGGCATCGTCCGGCGCGGTTGAACTCATTGAAGTCCAGCCTGAGAACAAAAGAAGGATGATAGCTAGAGAGTATCTGAGAGGTTATAAACTACCTGCAAGATTTAATTCCTGA
- a CDS encoding SAM-dependent chlorinase/fluorinase: MEKFKHKLKSPVISLLTDFGTRDYFVGTMKGVILSIYPEAKIVDITHEVSPFNIMEAAFILKNSYNYFPEGTVHLVVVDPGVGSERGIVIVKSRKYTFVAPDNGVLTYIYFTEEEFSIYRLNEKKILSEQPASRTFHGRDIMAPIAARLAKGETPEEFGDPIDRFKVFNFYPSSFQKGTINGAIIYIDKFGNLISNISEDFFDRMCTRTGRKKIKIKCGDHEVSDTVPSYSKGKKNAISAIWASHGNLEIFVREGNASKKLKIKTGDKVTISFIRN, encoded by the coding sequence ATGGAAAAGTTTAAACATAAGCTTAAGAGCCCGGTAATTTCTCTTCTCACTGACTTTGGCACCCGCGATTACTTTGTCGGGACAATGAAGGGGGTAATACTTTCAATCTACCCTGAAGCGAAAATTGTAGATATCACCCACGAAGTTTCGCCATTCAATATCATGGAAGCAGCTTTCATTCTCAAGAATTCTTATAATTATTTTCCTGAAGGTACTGTGCATCTTGTTGTGGTTGATCCGGGTGTGGGCTCTGAGAGAGGGATAGTGATTGTCAAAAGCAGAAAATATACTTTCGTTGCACCTGACAACGGAGTGTTGACCTACATCTATTTCACCGAAGAAGAATTTTCAATTTACCGCCTTAACGAGAAAAAAATTCTTTCAGAACAACCTGCAAGCAGAACATTCCATGGCAGAGACATAATGGCACCCATTGCGGCAAGGCTTGCTAAAGGAGAGACCCCTGAAGAATTTGGCGACCCAATAGATCGCTTCAAGGTTTTTAATTTTTATCCCTCATCCTTTCAGAAAGGCACAATAAACGGCGCAATAATATACATAGACAAGTTCGGAAACCTCATATCGAACATATCTGAAGATTTCTTTGACCGGATGTGCACAAGAACCGGCAGAAAAAAAATTAAAATAAAATGCGGCGATCATGAAGTTTCTGATACAGTCCCTTCCTATTCTAAAGGAAAAAAGAATGCCATCTCAGCCATCTGGGCAAGTCACGGGAATCTTGAGATTTTCGTAAGAGAAGGGAATGCTTCAAAAAAACTTAAAATAAAGACAGGCGATAAAGTTACAATAAGTTTTATCAGGAATTAA
- a CDS encoding diguanylate cyclase gives MYMQPSNILLLENDEKWRDYISRVLDKDKFIIEPAIDLESALKFMRINIYDLIIFSADLPCSNDMEALTCIKNANPGCDLIITTSASNVNSAIDAMKEGVYDFLVKPLNPELTKIIINKAIEKRILHKKAVEAEYYKNLSRKDGLTEVYNYRFFNQLLETEISRATRYNKEIALMMVDLDNFKEINDIEGHQAGDRILKHVANILIKSTRDCDQIARYGGDEFTIIMPETKKDSCLPIANRIKKEISRYKLELKNLHSFHLTLSIGVSGFPEDGETRPELIKKADKALYFAKSSGKNTIKIYSNDCEKIPENKEQSDK, from the coding sequence ATGTATATGCAGCCATCAAATATTCTATTGCTTGAAAACGATGAAAAATGGCGCGATTACATCAGTCGTGTTCTGGATAAAGATAAGTTTATAATAGAGCCTGCAATTGATTTAGAGTCTGCCCTCAAGTTTATGAGGATCAATATATACGACCTTATCATTTTTTCTGCTGACCTTCCCTGTTCAAATGATATGGAAGCACTCACATGTATAAAGAATGCAAATCCCGGATGTGATCTGATTATAACTACGTCTGCATCAAACGTTAATTCTGCAATAGATGCCATGAAGGAAGGCGTATACGATTTTCTCGTTAAACCCTTAAATCCTGAGCTTACAAAGATCATAATTAATAAAGCGATAGAAAAGCGTATTCTACATAAAAAAGCAGTAGAAGCGGAATACTACAAGAACCTTTCACGTAAAGATGGCCTTACCGAAGTTTACAATTATCGTTTTTTCAATCAGCTTCTGGAAACTGAAATATCAAGGGCTACCCGTTATAATAAGGAAATAGCACTCATGATGGTTGATCTTGATAATTTCAAAGAAATAAATGATATAGAAGGTCATCAGGCCGGTGACAGGATACTTAAGCATGTTGCAAATATCCTTATTAAGTCAACCCGGGATTGCGACCAGATAGCTAGATATGGAGGCGATGAGTTCACTATAATTATGCCGGAAACAAAAAAAGATAGCTGCTTGCCTATTGCAAACAGAATAAAGAAGGAAATCAGCCGGTATAAACTTGAATTAAAAAACCTCCATAGCTTTCATTTGACACTAAGCATAGGGGTCTCGGGATTCCCGGAGGATGGGGAAACAAGACCGGAACTGATAAAAAAGGCTGATAAGGCATTATATTTTGCAAAAAGCTCCGGGAAAAATACCATAAAGATTTATTCAAATGACTGCGAAAAAATTCCGGAGAACAAAGAGCAATCTGATAAATAA
- a CDS encoding carbamoyltransferase: protein MYILGISCFYHDSAACLLKDGELIAAAQEERFTRKRHDPDFPENAVKYCLEKGGITISDLDHVGFYDKPFIKFERILLTYIATFPKSFPSFSKALPVWLKEKLWTKRVIQEKTGFEGDILFIQHHQSHAASSFLVSPFEEAAILTVDGVGEWATATYGVGRGNKIEIKKEINFPHSLGLLYSAFTYYLGFKVNSAEYKVMGLAPYGNPTYYDLILKELVDLRDDGSFMMNMKYFAYDYGLTMTNGKFDKLFGGPPRESESKLEQKHKDIAASVQKVTEEIVLRMARHLYKETGLSNLCMAGGVALNCVANGRILRETPFKNIFVQPAAGDAGGAVGVASYIYHSLLGNPRKYVMKHAYYGPEFSNDEIRNYLDSRNVKYHELKTEDLIQKTARLITEQNVIGWFQGRMEFGPRSLGNRSIIADATNAANRDVVNLKIKFRESFRPFAPSVLEEKSAEYFELDCPSPYMLLVAQVRENKRMIPAVTHVDNSARIQTVNREENKIFYDLISEYEKISGVPVIINTSFNVRGEPIVCTPHDAYMCFMRTNMDYLVMGDFLLDKKEMKVLEGDVDWKKIFAPD, encoded by the coding sequence ATGTATATTCTTGGCATATCCTGTTTTTATCATGATTCAGCAGCATGCCTTCTAAAAGATGGCGAGCTTATTGCTGCGGCACAGGAAGAACGTTTTACAAGGAAAAGACATGATCCTGATTTTCCTGAAAATGCAGTAAAATACTGCCTGGAGAAGGGCGGGATAACGATTTCCGACCTTGATCACGTAGGTTTTTATGACAAGCCATTCATTAAATTTGAGAGAATACTTCTTACATACATAGCAACTTTCCCCAAATCATTTCCCTCTTTCAGCAAGGCACTTCCGGTATGGTTAAAGGAAAAGCTCTGGACTAAACGTGTGATACAGGAAAAAACAGGCTTCGAAGGAGACATCCTTTTTATACAGCATCATCAGTCCCATGCAGCAAGCTCTTTTCTGGTTTCTCCTTTCGAAGAGGCGGCAATTCTCACAGTCGATGGAGTGGGAGAATGGGCAACAGCAACTTACGGTGTTGGCAGGGGAAACAAGATTGAAATTAAAAAAGAAATAAATTTCCCTCATTCGCTTGGACTTCTATACAGCGCTTTCACCTATTACCTTGGTTTTAAGGTAAACAGTGCGGAATATAAAGTCATGGGACTCGCACCATACGGGAATCCTACGTATTACGACCTTATACTCAAAGAGCTTGTGGATCTAAGAGATGATGGAAGCTTTATGATGAATATGAAGTATTTTGCTTACGATTACGGGCTTACCATGACAAACGGGAAATTTGATAAACTCTTTGGCGGTCCTCCGCGTGAATCTGAAAGCAAGCTTGAGCAGAAACATAAGGATATTGCTGCGAGCGTACAGAAGGTCACTGAAGAAATAGTTCTTCGTATGGCAAGACACTTATACAAGGAAACAGGACTAAGCAATTTATGCATGGCTGGCGGTGTTGCTCTAAACTGTGTAGCCAATGGAAGGATTCTTAGGGAAACGCCGTTTAAGAATATATTTGTTCAGCCTGCAGCAGGTGATGCTGGCGGAGCAGTTGGAGTAGCATCTTATATTTATCATTCATTGCTTGGGAATCCTAGAAAATATGTCATGAAGCATGCCTACTATGGGCCTGAGTTTAGCAATGATGAAATCCGAAATTATCTTGATTCAAGAAATGTCAAATATCATGAGCTTAAGACTGAAGATCTCATCCAGAAAACTGCAAGGCTTATTACAGAGCAGAATGTAATTGGATGGTTTCAGGGAAGGATGGAGTTTGGCCCCAGGTCATTAGGCAACAGGAGTATTATTGCTGATGCTACAAATGCAGCGAACAGGGATGTAGTGAATCTCAAGATAAAATTCAGAGAAAGCTTCAGGCCATTTGCCCCATCTGTGCTTGAAGAGAAAAGTGCAGAATATTTTGAACTTGATTGTCCGAGCCCTTATATGCTGCTGGTTGCACAGGTAAGGGAAAACAAGAGGATGATACCTGCTGTCACACATGTGGATAATTCAGCAAGGATTCAGACAGTTAACAGGGAAGAAAATAAAATCTTTTATGATCTTATTTCTGAATATGAAAAAATTTCTGGAGTTCCAGTTATAATAAATACTTCTTTCAATGTTCGGGGAGAACCTATTGTGTGCACTCCTCATGATGCGTATATGTGTTTTATGAGAACCAACATGGATTATCTTGTCATGGGGGATTTCCTTCTTGATAAAAAAGAGATGAAAGTCCTTGAAGGGGATGTTGACTGGAAAAAAATATTTGCACCAGATTGA
- the def gene encoding peptide deformylase: MSLIEILKYPEPKLRKPSVEIKDITDEVLKLLDDMAETMYDAPGIGLAAPQIGKNIRVAVIDIGKRDEEEGELIKLINPSIKMIDGEEIIEEGCLSVPGITEAVKRPDRILVTATSPEGKKIEFETSGLLSRVIQHEFDHLEGILFIDRVSKIKKELIKMKLRKGLQDK; this comes from the coding sequence ATGTCTTTAATAGAAATATTGAAATACCCGGAGCCAAAACTCAGGAAGCCATCGGTGGAGATAAAAGATATAACCGATGAAGTTTTAAAGCTTCTCGATGATATGGCTGAAACCATGTATGATGCCCCGGGTATAGGACTTGCGGCTCCCCAGATAGGGAAAAATATCAGGGTTGCGGTAATCGATATAGGCAAAAGGGATGAAGAGGAGGGTGAGCTTATCAAGCTTATAAATCCTTCTATTAAAATGATAGATGGTGAGGAAATTATTGAAGAAGGTTGCTTAAGCGTTCCGGGGATAACTGAGGCGGTAAAACGTCCTGACAGGATACTTGTAACAGCCACTTCACCTGAAGGGAAAAAGATAGAGTTTGAAACATCAGGACTGCTGAGCCGCGTAATCCAGCATGAGTTCGATCATCTTGAAGGAATATTGTTCATAGACCGGGTGAGCAAAATAAAGAAAGAACTCATCAAGATGAAACTGAGAAAAGGCCTTCAGGATAAATGA
- the pdxA gene encoding 4-hydroxythreonine-4-phosphate dehydrogenase PdxA: protein MKLKTSKKKPLVITMGDPAGIGPEIILKAAKIEALPAFVAGSADVLRFYNKKIRTGADICSINEDEIAKIKPCKGSIYVLDVESPLSGKLIPGIVKKEYGEAVYRYIKKAVELCMNGKAGAIVTAPINKESLNLAGHHYPGHTELLMELTGSKSVVMMLAGGKLKVALATTHVRLKDVPSKIKKEKLVETFRIISDDLKGYEGRKPRIAVCSLNPHGGEGGIFGDEEGKEIKPAVDEAVKSGQKVFGPYSADTLFARTVGGEFDVVVAMYHDQGMGPLKLHCFGKGVNISLGLPIIRTSVDHGTAFDIAGKGKADPGSLLFAIKLARKWARNNR from the coding sequence ATGAAGCTTAAAACTTCAAAGAAAAAACCGCTTGTCATCACAATGGGGGATCCGGCAGGGATAGGGCCTGAGATAATATTGAAGGCTGCTAAGATAGAGGCTTTGCCTGCCTTTGTTGCGGGAAGTGCTGATGTGCTCCGATTTTACAATAAGAAAATCAGGACTGGCGCAGATATTTGCAGTATCAATGAAGATGAAATTGCAAAGATTAAACCATGCAAAGGAAGCATCTACGTGCTGGACGTTGAATCTCCGCTTTCAGGCAAACTTATCCCGGGCATTGTGAAGAAGGAATACGGCGAGGCAGTTTACCGCTATATTAAAAAAGCAGTGGAACTTTGCATGAATGGAAAAGCAGGGGCAATTGTAACTGCGCCCATAAATAAAGAGTCATTAAACCTTGCCGGCCATCATTATCCGGGGCATACGGAGCTTTTGATGGAGCTTACAGGGAGCAAAAGCGTTGTCATGATGCTTGCAGGAGGAAAATTAAAAGTAGCCCTTGCGACAACTCATGTGAGACTGAAAGATGTGCCTTCAAAGATTAAGAAAGAAAAGCTTGTTGAAACTTTCAGAATAATTTCTGATGATTTAAAAGGCTACGAAGGACGTAAACCAAGGATAGCAGTCTGCTCTTTAAACCCCCACGGCGGAGAAGGGGGAATATTCGGTGATGAAGAGGGAAAAGAAATCAAGCCTGCCGTAGATGAGGCGGTTAAATCAGGTCAAAAAGTTTTCGGGCCTTACAGCGCTGACACACTTTTTGCCCGCACAGTTGGAGGTGAGTTTGATGTGGTTGTGGCAATGTATCATGATCAGGGGATGGGGCCTCTTAAACTTCACTGTTTTGGGAAAGGGGTAAACATCTCGCTCGGTCTTCCAATCATCAGGACATCCGTTGACCATGGCACTGCCTTTGATATTGCAGGCAAGGGGAAGGCAGATCCGGGAAGTCTGCTTTTTGCAATCAAACTTGCTCGAAAGTGGGCAAGGAACAACAGGTAA
- a CDS encoding M48 family metalloprotease produces MRKTVAKKPLLLLAVIASLVSLQCAINPVTKQYEFMLISTEQEVAYGREADPEITEKYGYYDDKKIQDYINRVGEKLVSVCDRKDIAYHFTVVDSPEINAFALPGGYVYVTRGILSQINSEAELASVMGHEIGHVTARHSARQISSSMSYQTVASVASMIYPQIQQWSQIMDTIFMGIENGYGRSYELQADDLGIKYSSNAGYNPTASASFLQHLEMNEKGENVLHGLMSTHPETVERVEKAKAEAELILKQNPGKQFIDNRDFYLTQADGLVYGPGEKNGVFDGNTYNNGFYRFSVSIPEGWKKFASRYVFAFKHPEREMYATLQRINLRSNITAEQLAQKWENNKKLKRIYGKSLTTGSINTFRALYSANTSKGKVTLDVMFFVRQGKGFAILTSALDSEYRQGSIYFNNIFNSLRELSEKEASLFGSRTIRIYTVKSGDTVQSLAESYFRDKTKDEEIALINGFDKNRKLTAGEKIKIPMLKGGTSIGF; encoded by the coding sequence TTGAGAAAAACAGTAGCAAAAAAACCGTTACTTCTATTGGCAGTAATAGCATCGCTGGTTTCCCTTCAATGCGCAATCAACCCTGTCACAAAGCAGTATGAATTCATGCTTATCAGCACCGAACAGGAAGTTGCTTATGGCAGGGAAGCAGATCCTGAGATAACAGAAAAATACGGATATTATGATGATAAAAAGATTCAGGACTATATAAACCGCGTAGGAGAAAAATTAGTATCCGTATGCGACAGGAAAGATATCGCATATCATTTCACTGTCGTTGACTCTCCAGAGATCAATGCCTTTGCGCTGCCCGGCGGCTATGTTTATGTAACAAGAGGTATCTTATCCCAGATAAACAGCGAGGCTGAGTTGGCTTCAGTGATGGGACATGAAATTGGACATGTAACAGCAAGGCACAGCGCACGCCAAATAAGCAGCTCAATGAGCTATCAGACAGTGGCTTCCGTAGCATCTATGATATATCCCCAGATTCAGCAATGGTCGCAGATTATGGACACTATATTCATGGGTATAGAAAATGGTTACGGGAGAAGCTATGAGCTTCAGGCTGATGATCTGGGAATTAAATACAGCTCAAATGCCGGTTATAACCCCACAGCATCCGCTTCATTCCTGCAGCACCTTGAGATGAATGAAAAAGGGGAGAATGTACTGCACGGACTTATGTCAACTCATCCAGAAACTGTAGAAAGGGTAGAAAAGGCAAAAGCTGAAGCAGAGCTGATTCTAAAGCAGAACCCGGGAAAACAATTCATTGATAACCGTGATTTCTATCTTACCCAGGCTGACGGGCTTGTCTATGGTCCGGGAGAAAAAAACGGGGTTTTTGACGGCAATACCTATAATAATGGTTTTTACAGATTTTCTGTCTCCATACCTGAAGGATGGAAGAAATTTGCAAGTCGTTATGTTTTTGCGTTCAAACATCCCGAACGTGAAATGTATGCAACTCTTCAGAGAATAAACCTGAGAAGCAATATAACAGCAGAACAGCTTGCTCAGAAATGGGAGAACAACAAGAAACTGAAAAGAATATATGGAAAAAGTCTGACGACCGGCTCAATCAATACATTTCGCGCTCTATATTCGGCAAATACAAGCAAGGGGAAAGTCACCTTGGATGTGATGTTCTTTGTCCGGCAGGGAAAAGGATTTGCCATTCTAACCTCAGCCCTTGATAGTGAATACAGACAGGGAAGCATTTATTTTAATAATATATTTAACAGTCTGAGGGAATTATCGGAAAAGGAGGCTTCCCTTTTTGGAAGCAGAACAATAAGGATTTACACAGTAAAAAGCGGAGATACAGTCCAGTCCCTGGCTGAAAGCTATTTCAGGGACAAAACTAAAGATGAAGAAATAGCTTTAATAAATGGTTTCGATAAAAACCGGAAACTCACTGCCGGAGAAAAAATAAAGATACCAATG
- a CDS encoding thiolase domain-containing protein (Catalyzes the synthesis of acetoacetyl coenzyme A from two molecules of acetyl coenzyme A. It can also act as a thiolase, catalyzing the reverse reaction and generating two-carbon units from the four-carbon product of fatty acid oxidation), producing MKNVYAISGGVSKFRKSRTDITFQAMVKECFDYILKDLNLEFKQAYELIDGSVASYFSDHFQRQLMAGIMVQDFLGLCPKPGHRVEGGGATGGICFQEAYKAVASGYMDVCLAFGFETMSHVKTWKGNEFIALASDTNFDYPVGGFYSGYYAMMVMRHMHEFGTTTDQMAMVSVKNHRNACFNPYAQQPAEITVKDVRDSEMVAYPLTRLDICAMSDGAAAVLIASEKGLKKIEKASGKKLSPILIKGIGRGTDAMRMSDRPHGKVMLLPHESASDYKKLKYPGVHSFRAGRAAAAEAYRNAGIKNPIDEIDFVELHDAYTSSEIQTYEDLGLCKYGEGGKFVEKGIPFMPGINYGFKLKEHGKLPVNPSGGLLACGHPVGATGLMQAVFALWQLQGTIGKHFGSTQLQLKSPRRGLIHSHAGTGTYVTVSIMEREE from the coding sequence ATGAAAAATGTTTATGCCATATCAGGAGGTGTAAGTAAATTCCGGAAATCCCGCACTGATATCACTTTTCAGGCAATGGTTAAAGAGTGTTTTGATTACATTCTGAAGGATCTTAATCTTGAATTCAAGCAGGCATATGAGCTGATAGATGGGAGCGTTGCTTCCTATTTTTCAGATCATTTCCAGAGACAACTGATGGCCGGAATAATGGTACAGGATTTTTTGGGGCTTTGTCCCAAGCCAGGGCACAGGGTCGAAGGAGGAGGGGCGACAGGAGGTATATGCTTTCAGGAAGCTTATAAAGCTGTAGCAAGCGGATACATGGATGTATGCCTTGCATTCGGTTTTGAAACAATGTCCCATGTCAAGACATGGAAAGGGAATGAATTCATCGCGCTTGCATCGGACACTAATTTTGATTATCCCGTTGGAGGGTTTTATTCAGGCTACTATGCCATGATGGTAATGCGGCATATGCATGAATTCGGAACTACAACAGATCAAATGGCTATGGTATCAGTAAAAAATCACAGGAATGCCTGTTTTAACCCATATGCACAACAGCCTGCGGAAATAACTGTCAAAGATGTCAGGGATTCAGAAATGGTAGCCTATCCTCTGACGCGGCTTGATATATGCGCAATGTCTGACGGAGCTGCCGCAGTACTCATAGCATCAGAAAAAGGATTAAAAAAAATTGAAAAAGCATCAGGAAAAAAATTATCTCCGATTCTTATAAAAGGTATAGGGAGAGGAACTGATGCAATGCGTATGTCAGACAGGCCGCATGGGAAAGTAATGCTTCTCCCCCATGAATCTGCTTCTGACTACAAGAAATTGAAATATCCGGGAGTCCACTCATTCAGGGCAGGAAGGGCAGCGGCAGCAGAAGCATACAGAAATGCGGGGATAAAAAATCCGATTGATGAGATTGATTTCGTTGAGCTTCATGATGCTTATACGTCAAGCGAGATACAGACCTATGAAGACCTGGGGCTTTGTAAGTATGGTGAGGGCGGAAAGTTTGTTGAAAAAGGCATCCCATTTATGCCCGGGATAAATTATGGCTTCAAACTTAAAGAACATGGAAAACTTCCGGTAAATCCTTCAGGAGGCCTCCTCGCATGCGGTCATCCTGTAGGTGCAACCGGACTTATGCAGGCAGTCTTCGCTTTATGGCAGCTTCAGGGCACAATAGGCAAACACTTTGGTTCAACTCAACTTCAGCTCAAATCACCGCGCAGGGGACTTATACACAGCCATGCCGGTACAGGCACTTATGTAACCGTATCAATTATGGAACGGGAGGAATAA
- a CDS encoding Zn-ribbon domain-containing OB-fold protein, with translation MSPIIIKSPYHIDYIYSYGQDSPFFAGLANKKLLGTKCPECGYSYATPKAYCMYCGTSCDWIELPAKGKVHTYTTCYYGGESFLDETPFNLVLVEFEGLDTLFLSRLTGVKAEEIQIGMQVKPQFAKLPRISPTDVWFVPVRK, from the coding sequence ATGTCTCCGATAATAATCAAATCCCCGTACCATATTGATTACATCTATAGCTATGGACAGGATTCCCCATTTTTTGCAGGACTTGCAAACAAAAAACTTCTTGGGACGAAATGTCCTGAGTGCGGTTACTCATACGCTACACCAAAAGCATACTGCATGTATTGCGGGACCTCTTGTGACTGGATAGAACTTCCAGCCAAAGGAAAAGTTCATACATATACAACTTGTTATTATGGAGGTGAAAGTTTCCTTGACGAGACACCTTTTAATCTCGTCCTCGTTGAGTTTGAGGGATTAGATACATTATTTCTTTCAAGACTTACCGGCGTAAAGGCAGAGGAAATTCAAATAGGCATGCAAGTAAAGCCGCAATTTGCGAAATTACCGAGAATAAGCCCTACTGATGTATGGTTCGTTCCTGTTAGAAAATAA